A DNA window from Coffea arabica cultivar ET-39 chromosome 6c, Coffea Arabica ET-39 HiFi, whole genome shotgun sequence contains the following coding sequences:
- the LOC113691552 gene encoding actin-related protein 6 has product MSNVVVLDNGGGLMKAGIGGERDPTAVVPNCTARPLSSKKWLVADQLLSPTEDLTSATLRRPFDRGHLTNPDLQSTLWAHIFANLLKISPSQCSLLLTEPLFTLPSIQRSVDELVFEEFNFKALFVADSPSLVHLYEASRRPYGLVSKAQCSLVVDSGFSFTHAAPVFQNFTLNYGVKRLDLGGKALTNYLKELVSYRSVNVMDESFIIDDVKEKLCFVSLDVDRDLQIARRRGKTNLFRCTYVLPDGITHTRGYVKDPEEAKRYMGLDDGASLDSLEKDETDRADIIGKPEDRRTIDLSKNEFSMTNERFIVPEMLFRPADLGMNQAGLAECIVRAVNSCHPYLHPILYQSIILTGGSTLFPRFSERLERELRPLVPDVYEVKISSQEDPILGVWRGGSLLASSPDFETMCVTKAEYEELGSARCRKRFFR; this is encoded by the exons ATGTCAAACGTGGTGGTGTTAGACAACGGCGGCGGCCTAATGAAAGCAGGCATAGGCGGCGAGAGGGACCCAACCGCTGTGGTACCCAACTGCACAGCTCGCCCTCTCTCCTCCAAAAAATGGCTAGTAGCTGACCAACTCCTCTCCCCGACCGAAGACCTTACTTCCGCCACCCTCCGCCGCCCTTTCGACCGCGGCCACTTGACAAATCCGGATCTCCAATCCACTCTCTGGGCCCATATTTTCGCTAACCTCCTGAAAATTTCACCTTCTCAGTGCTCCCTTCTCTTAACAGAACCCCTTTTCACCCTGCCATCAATTCAGCGTTCAGTTGACGAATTGGTCTTTGAAGAATTCAATTTCAAGGCCCTTTTTGTGGCTGATAGTCCCTCTTTAGTTCATTTGTACGAGGCTTCAAGAAGACCGTATGGGTTGGTCTCAAAAGCCCAGTGTAGCTTGGTTGTGGATAGTGGGTTCAGCTTTACTCATGCTGCCCCGGTGTTTCAGAACTTTACTTTGAATTATGGAGTGAAAAGATTGGATCTTGGTGGGAAAGCATTGACAAATTATTTGAAAGAGTTAGTTAGTTATAGGAGTGTTAATGTGATGGATGAAAGCTTTATTATAGATGATGTCAAAGAAAAGTTATGCTTTGTTTCTTTGGATGTTGACAGGGACTTGCAGATTGCAAG GAGACGTGGGAAGACTAACTTGTTCAGGTGTACATATGTGCTGCCTGACGGGATCACACATACGAGGGGTTATGTGAAAGACCCGGAAGAAGCAAAGAGGTACATGGGTTTGGATGATGGAGCTTCACTGGATTCTTTGGAAAAGGATGAAACAGACCGAGCAGACATCATTGGAAAACCTGAAGATAGAAGAACAATTGACTTGTCAAAAAAT GAGTTTAGCATGACAAATGAGCGGTTTATTGTGCCGGAGATGTTATTCCGTCCAGCTGATTTGG GAATGAACCAAGCAGGACTAGCAGAATGTATTGTTCGAGCTGTCAATTCCTGTCATCCTTATCTTCATCCTATACTATATCAAAG CATTATATTAACTGGTGGAAGCACACTGTTCCCCCGATTTTCTGAAAGATT AGAGAGGGAGCTTCGACCGCTTGTCCCAgatgtatatgaagtgaaaatATCCAGTCAAGAAGA CCCTATATTAGGTGTTTGGCGGGGGGGATCACTTTTGGCATCAAGTCCTGACTTCGAAACAATGTGTGTTACCAAGGCTGAATATGAGGAGTTGGGTTCTGCTCGGTGCCGTAAGAGATTCTTTCGGTAG
- the LOC113693808 gene encoding putative clathrin assembly protein At2g25430, with amino-acid sequence MAPSTIRKAIGAVKDQTSISLAKVAGNVAPDLEVLIVKATSHDNEPADEKYIREILNLMAYSRGYVNACVYAISKRLSKTHDWIVALKALMLVHRLLTDGDVVFGQEIMYASRRGMRVLNMSDFRDEAHSNSWDHSGFVRTYASYLDQKLDFMVYERKLNGGEEKKRYDDGYGEFRDEPSYGMERRTRSYDDLNEDASGRGEKKVVTPLRQMKPERILERLNQLLRLLDRFLACKPTGAAKSSRMVLVALYLVVKESFRLYADTCEVLGVVLDRFTEMEYADCVKAFDAYVNAAKMIDELVAVYNWSKDIGVARSSEFPEVQRISDKLLGTLEGFLRERANRPKVSEKSTEESSSAVKEEEVPGMNEIKALPPPENFTPPPPQSQPQPKLQTQQVTGDLVNLKDDGVSADEQGNKLALALFSGAPAANTNGSWEAFPSDGEPEITSAWHTPAAESGRENWELALAESASNLSKQKADLAGGFDSLLLNGMYDQGAVRQHVNGTQLSGGSASSVALPGISQNSTPVLALPAPDGTVTPVGQQDPFAASLYVPPPAYVQIADMEKKQQLLMQEQQLWQQYASNGMQGQMGLTKIAGTAGYYGAGIQLYGQPQVSGMGQPGGYYYAPF; translated from the coding sequence ATGGCTCCAAGCACAATAAGAAAGGCTATTGGGGCGGTGAAAGATCAAACTAGTATAAGCCTGGCTAAGGTGGCCGGCAATGTTGCTCCTGACCTTGAAGTCTTGATTGTGAAGGCAACATCTCATGATAACGAACCGGCTGATGAGAAATATATCAGGGAGATACTGAATTTGATGGCTTATTCCAGAGGATATGTCAATGCTTGTGTTTATGCTATTTCAAAACGGTTGAGTAAAACCCACGATTGGATTGTTGCACTAAAGGCCTTAATGCTCGTGCATAGGTTGTTGACCGATGGGGATGTTGTTTTTGGACAAGAGATCATGTATGCAAGCCGTAGAGGTATGAGGGTTTTGAATATGTCAGATTTTCGTGATGAAGCTCACTCCAATTCATGGGATCACTCGGGGTTTGTCAGGACTTATGCATCATATTTGGACCAGAAGCTTGATTTTATGGTCTATGAGAGGAAATTGAATGGTGGCGAGGAGAAAAAGAGGTACGATGATGGATATGGAGAGTTTCGGGATGAACCTAGTTATGGGATGGAGAGAAGAACTAGGTCCTATGATGATTTGAATGAAGATGCCTCAGGGCGAGGGGAGAAAAAAGTTGTGACACCACTTAGGCAGATGAAACCGGAGAGGATTCTGGAGAGGTTGAATCAGTTGCTTCGGCTTCTTGATCGTTTTTTGGCTTGTAAGCCAACTGGTGCTGCAAAGAGCAGTAGGATGGTGCTCGTAGCACTCTACCTTGTTGTCAAGGAGAGCTTTAGGCTTTATGCTGATACATGTGAGGTCTTGGGGGTTGTGTTGGATCGATTTACAGAGATGGAATATGCTGATTGTGTGAAAGCTTTTGATGCGTATGTTAATGCAGCCAAGATGATTGATGAACTTGTGGCAGTCTATAATTGGAGCAAGGATATAGGGGTGGCACGGTCATCAGAGTTTCCAGAGGTACAGAGGATCTCTGATAAGCTTTTGGGGACACTGGAGGGCTTTTTACGGGAGAGGGCAAATAGACCAAAGGTCTCTGAGAAAAGCACAGAAGAAAGTTCATCAGCAGTAAAAGAGGAAGAAGTTCCaggaatgaatgaaataaaagcATTACCTCCGCCAGAGAATTTCACTCCACCCCCACCGCAGAGCCAGCCCCAGCCCAAGCTTCAAACTCAGCAGGTAACTGGAGACTTGGTGAATTTGAAGGACGATGGAGTCTCAGCTGACGAGCAGGGAAACAAATTGGCATTGGCTTTGTTTTCTGGGGCTCCCGCTGCAAATACAAATGGCTCATGGGAAGCGTTTCCATCTGATGGAGAGCCTGAAATAACTTCAGCATGGCATACACCGGCAGCTGAGAGTGGGAGAGAAAACTGGGAATTAGCACTGGCAGAATCTGCCAGTAATctgtcaaaacaaaaggctgaTTTAGCGGGTGGATTTGACTCGCTATTGTTAAATGGAATGTATGATCAAGGGGCAGTGAGGCAGCATGTGAACGGTACTCAGCTGAGTGGTGGGAGCGCAAGTAGTGTAGCACTGCCTGGAATCAGCCAAAATTCTACACCCGTTCTAGCATTACCTGCTCCAGATGGGACGGTAACACCAGTTGGACAACAAGACCCATTTGCAGCATCTTTATACGTGCCGCCTCCCGCATACGTTCAGATAGCAGACATGGAGAAGAAACAACAATTGCTCATGCAGGAGCAGCAGCTCTGGCAGCAATATGCTAGCAACGGGATGCAAGGCCAAATGGGTTTGACCAAAATTGCTGGCACTGCAGGTTATTATGGTGCTGGTATCCAACTTTACGGACAGCCCCAGGTCAGTGGCATGGGACAGCCTGGAGGATACTACTATGCTCCTTTCTAA